From the Taeniopygia guttata chromosome 20, bTaeGut7.mat, whole genome shotgun sequence genome, one window contains:
- the CCN5 gene encoding CCN family member 5 isoform X2, producing MRLQLEKQLLFLSLLCVLSKVCAQLCRRPCYCPWVPPRCPRGSPLVLDGCGCCKICARRLGEPCDFLHVCDQSQGLICDYSSAAAGTAGICNFEDDEEGCEVNGRVYRDGEVFQPSCKIQCHCLDGGFNCIPLCQEDVRLPSPDCPYPRRVEIPGKCCPQWVCDTQDQHLPRDARAVTPVLRFPCPEWGTAWSACSATCGLGFATRVSNQNRQCRLETQRRLCMDRPCPALPAAFPARGRGGRL from the exons ATGAGGCTCCagctggagaagcagctcctcttcctctccctcctctgcgTTCTCTCCAAG GtttgtgcccagctgtgccgGAGACCGTGCTACTGCCCCTGGGTGCCACCCCGCTGCCCCCGCGGGTCCCCCCTGGTCCTGGATGGGTGTGGCTGCTGCAAGATCTGTGCTCGGCGCCTGGGAGAGCCCTGCGACTTCCTGCACGTCTGTGACCAGAGCCAGGGCCTCATCTGTGACtacagctcagcagctgcagggacagcaggcaTCTGCAACT TTGAAGACGATGAGGAGGGCTGCGAGGTGAACGGCCGGGTCTATCGAGACGGGGAGGTTTTTCAGCCCAGCTGCAAAATCCAGTGCCATTGCTTGGACGGCGGCTTCAACTGCATCCCGCTGTGCCAGGAGGATGTGCGGCTGCCCAGCCCGGACTGCCCCTACCCCCGCCGCGTGGAGATCCCAGGGAAGTGCTGCCCGCAGTGGGTTTGTGACACCCAGGACCAGCACCTCCCCCGGGATGCCAGGGCAG TGACCCCAGTGCTGCGGTTCCCCTGCCCGGAGTGGGGCACGGCGTGGAGCGCCTGCTCGGCCACCTGCGGGCTGGGCTTTGCCACCCGCGTGTCCAACCAGAACCGCCAGTGCCGGCTGGAGACCCAGAGGCGGCTCTGCATGGACAgaccctgcccggccctgcccgcagCGTTCCCGGCG AGGGGAAGAGGAGGTCGTTTGTAG
- the CCN5 gene encoding CCN family member 5 isoform X1, with amino-acid sequence MRLQLEKQLLFLSLLCVLSKVCAQLCRRPCYCPWVPPRCPRGSPLVLDGCGCCKICARRLGEPCDFLHVCDQSQGLICDYSSAAAGTAGICNFEDDEEGCEVNGRVYRDGEVFQPSCKIQCHCLDGGFNCIPLCQEDVRLPSPDCPYPRRVEIPGKCCPQWVCDTQDQHLPRDARAVTPVLRFPCPEWGTAWSACSATCGLGFATRVSNQNRQCRLETQRRLCMDRPCPALPAAFPAVSEGWGSHCPWACVSLTKGSASNTRGPHHNSSATS; translated from the exons ATGAGGCTCCagctggagaagcagctcctcttcctctccctcctctgcgTTCTCTCCAAG GtttgtgcccagctgtgccgGAGACCGTGCTACTGCCCCTGGGTGCCACCCCGCTGCCCCCGCGGGTCCCCCCTGGTCCTGGATGGGTGTGGCTGCTGCAAGATCTGTGCTCGGCGCCTGGGAGAGCCCTGCGACTTCCTGCACGTCTGTGACCAGAGCCAGGGCCTCATCTGTGACtacagctcagcagctgcagggacagcaggcaTCTGCAACT TTGAAGACGATGAGGAGGGCTGCGAGGTGAACGGCCGGGTCTATCGAGACGGGGAGGTTTTTCAGCCCAGCTGCAAAATCCAGTGCCATTGCTTGGACGGCGGCTTCAACTGCATCCCGCTGTGCCAGGAGGATGTGCGGCTGCCCAGCCCGGACTGCCCCTACCCCCGCCGCGTGGAGATCCCAGGGAAGTGCTGCCCGCAGTGGGTTTGTGACACCCAGGACCAGCACCTCCCCCGGGATGCCAGGGCAG TGACCCCAGTGCTGCGGTTCCCCTGCCCGGAGTGGGGCACGGCGTGGAGCGCCTGCTCGGCCACCTGCGGGCTGGGCTTTGCCACCCGCGTGTCCAACCAGAACCGCCAGTGCCGGCTGGAGACCCAGAGGCGGCTCTGCATGGACAgaccctgcccggccctgcccgcagCGTTCCCGGCGGTGAgtgagggctgggggagccACTGCCCCTGGGCATGTGTTTCACTGACAAAGGGAAGTGCCAGCAACACCCGTGGGCCCCATCACAACTCCTCAGCCACGAGCTGA